ACAAATGCAAATTAATTGTTGCTAACATTCCTCCCACCCTATAATTATTATTTTAGATACTCTGTTATCTTTTGAATTTTTTAAAAATGAGTTTATTTGAAAATCATTAAAATTGTGCATTGCAaaataatatgtagtaatattatatattttCTAAACTAAAGATTTTAAATATCACTGGATATTATTTTACATCAGCATACATCTATTGTGAACAAACAGATATCTACACAGAAATTTGAAATGTTAAAAATGTAGGAGAGTGAAATAATGAAATGTTTAAACATGGAGTGCTCTGAGTAAAACAATCACAAAAATAAGAAAATGTAGCAGTTTTAAAATGTTGAAATAAATTTAATCAACCATTTCCGTACAACCTTTGAGAAAATTACATAGTCATGTTATCCATGATACGCCTCATGCTCATGAACCTCATGCCACCGCTCATGCCTCCCATTCCCATGCTCATCTCCCTGAAGTTCCTGTACTCTCCAGGCCTCATGTACATCTGCCTGCCTCTGAAGTGGGGCTGCTCATACATCAGCCAGTGGCCGTCCATCACGTTGCAGGACTGGCAGTCAGACATGCGGTAACGTTCCTGGATGGAGTCACAGTCGTCCATCAGCTCCATCATCTGACCTCCGAAGTTCTCCCTCTCATAGATCCTCATCCTGAAGTTTCCACGGTGCTGTTAGTGGGAAAGAACAGGTTTCATTGATCAGATACATTACATATAAACATTTGTAATATGAGAATTGTATTTTCAATGACAAGATCAGTCTATTTTAAGATTACATATTTTCAACCTACCATGGGGATCATGCGGCAGGACCTGATACCATCGCTCATTCCCATCATACTCTGGTAGTCTGAGTACTCTCCCCTCCTCATGAAGAACTGGTTTCCCATGTAGTTGGGGCGCTCGTACACCATGAAGCAGCCGCTCTGAACCCTGCAGGATTGGCACCTGCTCATGTAGGAGGACATGTCAGGGCAGTCGGAGCTGCACTCATAAGAACGGCCCTGGAAGTTCCTGTCCTCGTAGAAGGTGGCCTGAAAATAAAAGGGAATAATTTCTATGAATTAAACAATTGTATGAAACAAACATTTTAGAGGAATTTTCAGCGCTATTTAGTCCCACTGGTAACCAGGTTATCGGGGTAAGTAAAATTATCATGTTGTAGTTTGGGGTGCTAGAGCACAAGATACCTTTTTTATAACAATCTATGAAAATTAAAGTAAAAATAATTCTAAGAAATCTTGCCAGTGCTTACCCTGCTCATGTTCATGCTGGTGTTGGACATATTTGCTCACTGTGCTGCTGGTTGCTGTTCCTGAACTGACTTTCTACCTGGTTTAACCCTTTCTTTTATACCTGACCAAACCTAAAGAATCCCTAGCTCCATTATTCAAACTGCTGAATCAGCATCATGCTCTAGAGGCCTACTGAGGCTACTGAGTTTACGTCCACATTTTTAGGGACTGCATCCCTCAGTCTTTAGAATGGCTATTTCTAAATCGACTGTTTCTCAAACAAAGTAACAAAACCGTTTGAGAGTTTATAACAGTTAGTAACAGCCTTGAAATGGAATGTTCTCCATACATTGTGCAATACTTTTTTGAAAAACTTTGAAAGATGCCTTTTTTAAATGCTGGTATAATGACTCAATGTTATTATAGTAGAGGAAATCACACATATGGATTTAAGAGTGAAAATCTTTTAGGTTAAACTATGTATTATTACTCATCTTTTGTTCAGTGTGCTGACTTAACGTAGACAGACATTCCTAACCAGTGAATACATAATCAATTGTGAGTAGTTACTTAACTAGCCTTTGTGGTTCATAACCATGATACTAGAGAAACTGTTACAAAACTTTAAATAGCATTGtgtatttaaattttttttttcaaataaatcaatcatctttacattttttaattccTCTTAAGGAGATTGAACGGGATCTTAAGCACttacaaatttgtaacatattttaCAATTTTGTAATTGTTAACATATCATACATATTGCATCTCCCCAAAAATTCAAGTAATGGATGATGTTCCCTATTTTCAGGGATACGTTTTGACTCTTGAGtgctactggctgaaattataccgTACCTTTCTGGCATCACTTTAACTAACACCAAAaaatttgctaaataaaaaaatcccaatACAAGcctgtcagtttaaactacagatatctgtttttttttgcatCGGATGCGTCTCAAATAACCACATCCCCTACATATGTCACTCTTCCGCATCTGTAGTGAAAGGTGACAGaactagagtggtgtttgtcagaccatgagacattctgaaaatcagtcttctcacgaaattgtctgtagcgtccgaacggttcgGCCttaaaactattatgacccctctatggaaagatgagactctgtgacccccacaggcctcacaagactcgtctgaaggtccctggtaccagttgaaaaaatgaatggaagtatatatggagtctgtttagagccaaaaataaggggttaaataaagTTTCCTTATCTTTCTTATACCTcgcagatataggacagagacttcagaacaaactttagatttttgggggggactatctgttgttccctgtagtgaatctgttattcaatgcgtttgtatgggctaatagcagtaaggccacatattttttttcatcaaatattttgtacatatttttttttatacttaAAGTGGTCTTAAAATTCCaactcaaatagctaaatgatccttggtatgacgtTCTTAAAAAAGTCCATATACCTCAGTAGAACctctcccaaacacacacatttcagttCAGATTAATcaatctgaacacacacacacacacacacattttttagcTCAGCATTTTGTTCTTCGAatcaaatacagtttgatttgtcACATTCTCCGAATACAATAGGTATAGActttaccttgaaatgcttacttgcgagCCCTTTCCATACAATGCAGacttaaaaagtaagaaaattaGCAaataaagtagaaaatagtaacacactaaataactataatgaggctatattttacatttacattttagtcatttagcagacgctcttatccagagcaacttacagtggtgagtgcatacattttcatacatttcatattttttttttgtgctggtcccccgtgggaatcgaacccacaaccctggcattgcaaacaccatgctctaccaactgagccacacggggctCCTGTGGGGGCTCCCGTGTGGCTCaagagtaccggtaccgagtcaatgtgcaggggtacaaggtagttgaggtaatatttaCATCAGTGGCGGTTGTtgacgtttaagatgagggaggacaatatatttttcatgagcatggccttatttctattacagcatactgGATAACTGTCAttcattccattcacccagctcaatgtgacATCGATAGGTTAAGGCTTCTACACGATACTCTGATTTTCCCTATACACAGCATAAGGttactacaacctagcctatgaattaaataaagtttacaacgtaggtgcacacaggtcgtgagtaatcaaggtgacaaacagtgacacattcaatattgccttgcacactcttgcctacagtacagtagctgatctagggtgtaatcattagtccaacagttgcaaacaagagtttctattggacaaattcaggtatgtttatccccgtttggtTCCGTTTAagaatttttttttcaacagaaacggcggaatgaatacacccctaatcacacgcaaacacagcccactttcatagcagccacatacaaacagcacaTGATCTTTGCGTGACAtattccttcttgcatctatgcgctctcctcctctcaccttttccttacgcttgtggacttcagtgcacaacacatcagctgtctgttaccaggtgaaaaaacctttccaaaccAAACcatcataaccgctaaccgctacacacagcctacattgtcacCGTATTAGCTAACGTTTCTCTTAACTGGAGATTTTGTCTTTTCTCCACCTTTCACCTGTCCATctgctcatttgaattccatgctgtcacttgAACACTCAAGCTTAACATGGTCATTTatcgcccaccaggtgcccttggagagtttctcaatgagcttgacaccttgagaAGATCATTTCCTGATGACGGTTCACTACTTTTCATACTGGGCGACTTTAACCTCCCGACATCTGCCTTCGATTCATTTCTAGCCAACTCTCTCTTacccctccttgcctcttttgacctccctctttccctatcccctccaactcacaaggcaggcaataccctTGACGtaatctttactagatgctgtttgCCTGCTAATCTCAGtgaaaccccccctccaggtctttgatcactttgtttcattttctgtctccccttcctccaaccctagccactcagcccctacccagatggtcatgcaCAGTCACAatcttcactcactctctcccactactctcttctatcctatcatctctcccttctgctaaatcctccTTTCTCCTGATTTTGCCTCTTCGATCctactcctccctttctgcatcctatgACTCGCACTGTCCCC
The DNA window shown above is from Salmo salar chromosome ssa25, Ssal_v3.1, whole genome shotgun sequence and carries:
- the LOC106586361 gene encoding gamma-crystallin M3, with the translated sequence MSNTSMNMSRATFYEDRNFQGRSYECSSDCPDMSSYMSRCQSCRVQSGCFMVYERPNYMGNQFFMRRGEYSDYQSMMGMSDGIRSCRMIPMHRGNFRMRIYERENFGGQMMELMDDCDSIQERYRMSDCQSCNVMDGHWLMYEQPHFRGRQMYMRPGEYRNFREMSMGMGGMSGGMRFMSMRRIMDNMTM